The window TACACAAGGGATAAAACGATGGTCTGATACACTTTTCTTTTTGTATTTCTTGCATATTTAATCAAGAAATAACTGAATGCCGTCATAAGAACAAACGCCACAATTGTCCCTGAATGGAATGGAAGTCCCAACCCGTTCACAAAGAAAATCTCAAGTTTACCAAACATTGTCATGACCAAAGGAAAGATAATCTTGAATACAAATGCAAGAATTCCTAATGTAATCAGATTGGCAGTCATGAAGCTCTTCCAGGAAAAATTATAGTTTCGGGCGTAGTATACCAGACATATGGCCGGAATTGCAAGCATACACATCATATGCACGCCCACAGAAAGTCCTATTATAAAGAAAATAAGAATGATCCATCTCTCGCTGTCAGCAGCTTTAGATTCATTCTCCCATTTGGTGATCAGCCAGACCAACAATGCGATAAACAGAGAAGCCATTGCATATACCTCCCCTTCTACGGCTGAAAACCAGAATGTATCTGAAAACGTAAAACATAAAGCCCCGATAACCCCGGCAAACAGGATTGAAATTTCCTGAGATCTGGTAATCTCTTCAAATTTTTTGTGTAAAATCCATCTTAAAAAATGGGTAATTGTCCAGAACAGAAATAGAATGGTAAGTGCACTGAACAAAGCTGACATAGCATTGATCACAATGGAATAATTTTCACCATTTCCCAGAGCAAAAATACTCGCCACGGCTCCCATAATCTGGAATAAGGCAGCTCCCGGAGCATGGGTCACCTCAAGTTTTACTGCAGAAGAAATATACTCCCCACAGTCCCAAAAACTCAGGGAATGCTCCATTGTTGAAAGATAAGTGATAAGTGCAATAGCAAAAAGGAACCATCCCAGCACGGTGTTCCACTTTTTAAAAGACCAGTTTTTCATATAATATTTTCAATATTGATATGACAACTGGGGGAAAGGGTTTATTACATCTAATAGGTATTATTTAGCCCTCCGTCCAGAGGAATACTGGTTCCGGTGAGATATCCGGCATATTCTGATGCAAGGAAGGCAACAAGATGTCCATATTCTTCCGGCTGCCCGAATCTTTTCATGGGAATCTTATTTTCTCTTGTCTTTTTTATTTCTTCCGCCGGAGCACCGCTTTGCTGAGCCTCATGGGTAACAAGTTTTTGGATTCGTTCGGTGTCAAAATATCCTGTCAGAACATTATTTACGGTGATATTATGTTGTGCAATTTCATTCGAAAGGGTTTTTGCCCATGCAATTACCGCAGAACGGATAGAATTTGACAGCGCCAGATTTCCGATGGGTTCCTTAACTGATAAAGAAGAAACATTGATAATACGGCCTTTTTTCTGTTGGATCATATGAGGTAAAGCCAATAACGTTGTTTCGCAAACCGTTTTAAAAAGAAGATCAAACGCTTTCTGATAATCATCCGGCGTTTTATCGAGTGCCAAACCTGGTTCCGGACCGTTTGTATTGTTTACCAAAATATCAACCGAATGGTCATTAAAATATCCTGTTATAATTTTCTTATACTCTTCAAAGTCTGAAAAGTCAGCCACCAGATATTCATGTTTCTGTTCCGGATTAATTACCGGCAGTGAAGAAACGAAGGCTTTAAGTTTTGTTTCATTACGGGCCATAACGGTAACATTGGCCCCGCATTTTGCCAGCTCTATGGCAATTCCTGCGCCTATTCCCTGGGTAGCTCCACCTACTAAAGCATTTTTTGAAAAAAGTTGAATATTCATAAGATCTTTGGATATAGTAATTGGTATAGGATAAATTTAGGAAAAAACCTCCAGATTATATTTTGGAGGTTTATTTTTTTAAGCCTGGTTTCTCATTTATTTTACAACTGTAGCTTCAAGTTCCACTTTTAAAGTTTCAAACAAGCCTGTTACTTCAAGCATCGTTACGGCCTGCTGAATTTTATGTCTGCCAATCCATTCCTGAAGAATGGGAAAATAAGGCCAGAGTTCTTCCGTAGAAGTTGTATAGATATTTAATCTTACAATACCGCTGCATTCATACCCTGCTGTAGTGATCACTTCTTCCAGGTTGGCAATAGCCTGTTCCAGCTGCGATTTCATATCCTTATCACTGGATGTTCCATCAGGATCAATAGCCGCCTGTCCTGAGCAGTATAAAGTACATTCAACATTTTTTACCTCTACAGCCTGAGAATAGCTTCTCTCATCCTGCCATTTCCATG of the Chryseobacterium viscerum genome contains:
- a CDS encoding RidA family protein, which gives rise to MEKRTVNPWKWQDERSYSQAVEVKNVECTLYCSGQAAIDPDGTSSDKDMKSQLEQAIANLEEVITTAGYECSGIVRLNIYTTSTEELWPYFPILQEWIGRHKIQQAVTMLEVTGLFETLKVELEATVVK
- a CDS encoding SDR family oxidoreductase → MNIQLFSKNALVGGATQGIGAGIAIELAKCGANVTVMARNETKLKAFVSSLPVINPEQKHEYLVADFSDFEEYKKIITGYFNDHSVDILVNNTNGPEPGLALDKTPDDYQKAFDLLFKTVCETTLLALPHMIQQKKGRIINVSSLSVKEPIGNLALSNSIRSAVIAWAKTLSNEIAQHNITVNNVLTGYFDTERIQKLVTHEAQQSGAPAEEIKKTRENKIPMKRFGQPEEYGHLVAFLASEYAGYLTGTSIPLDGGLNNTY